The Alnus glutinosa chromosome 1, dhAlnGlut1.1, whole genome shotgun sequence region AAAAACATGGCCATGGAAGCTGGCGAGCCTTGCCGGCAAAGGCTGGTAGGTTTACGAGGACCCTTATACAGTAAATAACATAGTTTTACGACTAGGATGACTAATTGgtgctactttttctttttctttttcttctttctgggTGGGTTTTAGGGCTTCAGAGATGTGGGAAGAGCTGCAGATTGAGATGGACTAACTACCTCAGGCCTGATATTAAAAGAGGAAAGTTTAGCTTGCAGGAAGAGCAGACCATCATTCAGCTCCACGCTCTACTCGGGAACAGGTAATAATATTCTTTAAAGAGAAGCTAGTCAATATATAGTTCCTACAGTTTCTAAACATTATAACTTACTCCAAATCTCCAATATCATCATTCGATCTGCTCGCACTCTTTCTTCCGTCTACGACTCGTCGAATTTTGACCTTTAATTTTGTGTAAGATTATAGTTGAGAAACagaatcagaaaagaaaaaaaagaaaaatgcatgtaaaagagCTCCAAATTATGGagtacaaaaatttcaaaatattactGGCTGCAAAACCCACTGTCACTGGGTGCATGTATCATTTCACTAATCACTACGTATACTACTCTTGATAACGATAATGAGATTGAGCTATATAGTACGTACATTGAGAGCGCCATTGAAAATATGCATACGATAAGATCCCTGCCCCAtgcattcacacacacacacatatatatatatggtttaggGAAATGTTAGTTGGACTCAAACTATATATTTATCTGGGGTCCAAAGCTTAGTTTTAACGAATGCCTCTTTCACTTGTAAAGTGGAAGGCATGAAAGCCGAACTATATATTGTGCAAGACCAGACACAAATACGACCATGCATCCCTAGCTACCTTTTATCTCAGCCTTTACTTTCATTATCATCTTTTTCATTCTGGAATGTTCCATGAAAACGACATAGCACCTCTTTTCCAATATTACACGTACATGATTTTTCCTTTCAGATGGTCTGCTATAGCAACTCACTTGCCCCAGAGAACCGATAACGAGATCAAGAACTACTGGAACACGCATCTCAAGAAAAGACTTGCTAAGATGGGCATCGATCCCGTGACCCACAAGCTCAAAAGCGATGCCCTGTGCTCCGGCAGCGGCCACTCCAAAGGCGCAAACAGTTTAAGCCATATGGCTCAGTGGGAGAGCGCACGGCTGGAAGCCGAAGCCAGACTGGGAAGAGAATCCAAGCTTGTGTCTTACCCTATCCAACAACAGCTCAGCACCCCTTTTCCGGCTCAGCTCATCAGCAAAAACCCAACTCAACCCGCACTACCTCCATGCCTTGACGTACTCAAAGCATGGCAAAGGGTATGGTCGAAGTCGATGAGTGCCGGCATTTTCCCAATCGCCGGCGACGACCTCGAGTCTCCAACATCAACGTTGAACTTCTCCGAGAACGCACTCCCCATCCAAACTATTGCATTCAATGAAAGCACAAAGACTGCAGCACTTGATTTCGCTAAAAGCTCAGTTACTTGCGAAGGGGGGTTTACCAAAGAAGTCCGTCAAATGGCAGAACTCAAAGAAAGATCGGATGACGCGATGGTATTGCAGGACATGACGTATACTATGGAAAGTGCATGGTTTGAGGACTCTTTTAGGGATGGGAATGAAAACATGCCTCTCTCATATATCATGGAAGGTTTCACGAATATCTTGGCTTATAGTTGTGACGGACAGAACTCATCGATGGCTGGAGAGAACTTGGATAATGGGGAGAATAACAAGAATTACTGGAACAGCATACTCAATCTGCTGAATGCTTCGTCATCTGCAGGTTCGCCTGTGTTCTGAAAGTGTCGAACAATTTTCTGAGATCAGGTTGCAGGATAGTTAGGGGTCATGTTGCTCTGCATCACAATGTAATACTGATCAGGATCGACttctaaattagaaaaaaagaaaaaaaaaaaaaaaaaaaaaaaaaaaaaaagacttctaaATAAGAATTTATTTAATCACCACCTTTATTCAAAATGATTTCTTCtgaattatcaaaaaaattgaacaccGCCCTTTCCATTTGATGTATTGCTCGTTATCACAGAAGATTAAGAGATAGAAAGggttgaatttaattattttaggaaaaattttacttagcttttttattttttatcacttttataatcttcttaaacttttaaaaagtatcaatacTGAGTTGcgtttttgtaaaagtttacaCTGCCTTTGTTAAGGTTTAAAGTAAAATCAGACGCCAAATAGGTCAAATGTCCATTATATCTCagtaaaattaataaaaaatatatatataaaattacccataattttttttttctaaaaaaaaaaagaaaaaacaattatgGCAGATACGAAAAGCTAGAGGAAACTCCAAAACCGATACCAACAAGTAATTAATGGGCCCACGGACCGATGGATTCATGTCACACTTTAAcacgttttttttattattattattattaaaaaaaatgttacctttgcaaaaaaaaaaaacacgtttttcaattttttttttttttttaaaaaaagaaattgggtTATTTATTTCAACGCAGATGTAGGCCAGAATGTTGTTACGAATACCTAAGAGTATTCCGCTTCCCAATAgttcattctttttcttatatataagaaaattgttaaaaaaaacacacagtAAATACTCTATtgattttttaaacattgaaaataatataattttaccGTACCTAATGTGTAGAGTTCCAAAAGAGTTTTCCTAtatatctattattttaatataaaatatttttcttttcttttccatctCTCATCAAAAGCCTTTTATAGggattgtgttgaaattttgtgaaaaatgtaaaagtacGTACAAACTTATATtagtaaataaagaatatttaattgatataaggaaagATAATGAAAACTATCGTGGAGAAGTAATGATTcaatactatttaaatatacaacttttcaccacattgcCACATTAGTAAGGTAATCCtctactattttttaaaaataaattaaggtgataGATGTGGCAAAGTGGTGAAAGATTTTATATTTAGATAGTGTTGAATTATTACTCATTATGGAGTgtatttgaattaaaaaaaaaaaaaaaaacaattgtgtTCTAAAATTTAAGTAAAATCAAAGAAGGTACTGGGAATCCTCTTTAAAAAGAAACAGATCGAAGAGAATTACGGACTTTGTTTGGAAAGAGTGTGCAATTGAAGATGCTTTAAATAGATCTAGGCCTTGGTGCAGGTTGTTTTTTGTGAGGGTAGTGTTCCCTTCCCTAGGTAGCTCTCAGTTTAATGTCCCTGATGGAATGCTGTGGGAGAGATCTATCTTTCTGCtgtacatacatatatagaGGGAATTATCCATCGCAgacctaaaaaaagaaagagaagtaaAGAAGAACGAAGAACCAACTCCATCATTGTTATGTATCACATGGGACAAAGGACGAGAACAAAAGATTTATCAAACAgtcatatatttttgttatttatattccgtttgtttcgccgtaaaataatttcgacatTTTACGATGTttagtaggggcgaaaataatgatcaatgaaaatcattttcggtttgacggtaaaactttctttaatttttggaaaacgatttacggttttaaaaactgtaaatcgttttttgaaattaaacttTTCGTCCTTACaagcatgtttgatatccgattgtcggAATCAAACAATGGTCGGTTGTCGAAATCCAGGCGGCACCGAAATCCGGTGACATTCGGCCACCGTCGCCGGATGCCGAAGGACTAGATTCCGGCcgaatctggccggaatccggccatggtcagaagccggccgaatctggccaaaatggccgggatccggccacgAATCCGGAGGAgcccggccggaatccggcaattttggccagatccggccaaacGTGCTCGCCGagatccggcaacggcgaccgaacgttgccggattcctgcgacagttgcattttcaagaaaattatttttttttttaaatgatttcttcgaaaatattttacgacggaaaccattttacatcgaaacaaacggagcattagttatCATTTATCTATTAGAGTCTATCTTTAAGTaggaaataaatgaataatatgTTATctagggacggagccagaaagtATTTTGGGCAGGGGCCAAGCCGTTaaggcataaattacaaatatattaaaatcggAGTAGGGGTCAAAAcatgaataagaaatatataaagattgaagatgaaataaatatataaagacaaaattaacatcaatttcgttttgacaaaaaaataataataaacaaaagaaaatatacaaaatatgtgTTTCATAATACATTAAATTTCAGCCAAAACATCTATTAAAATGGAACCCGTCGTGTTTTTGAATCGCAAAAACCATCTATGATTGAATCTATGCTAATTGTAGCAGCAACTTCTCTTTCGATGTACACCATTAGAGAATCCGTCAAaaactcatcttcaattttgttgtgaagcctaattttgacaatatttATGACTGAAAATGCTCGTTCTGTAGTTGCGGTAGAAACGGGAAGAGTAAGTACAAGTACAATAACTCGAAAAACAAGTTggtagatagttgattttccggtactaaccaaccattggcacaattcaaaaatatttgacAGTGCTTGAAAACTCGAATGTTGAACTACATTATgcttagggttaaatactcctttagtccctgagttttgaagactttattttttagtccctaagtttcaatttgcatcacagatgatacatcagtTTTGAGAAATGACTAAATTAGTACCttggttaacttctccgtctaaaaactaactgtccgccacgtgtcaacctcagaagttgacacgtggcactatataaaaaaattaaaaataaaaatctttcaaaattaattaaaaaatttaaaaaaaaattgtaaatttttttttttttttaaaaaaaaaaaaaaaaaaaaaaaaggggcttggccacccccattttggccaaggaggtgaccggccggtctggggtggccgaaccaaccCCATGGGGGCCACCCCtgggacagaaaaaaaaaaaaaaaaaaaaaaaaaaaaattcctggaagatcggttttgcccttgggggtggccgaaccacccccgtggcccagatcggccggtctgggggtggctgaaccacccccaaagggcaaaacgggaaaaataaaccctaaaatttggagggtttggcccttgggggtggccaaaccacccccgtggcctacgggggtggttcggccacccccaagggaaAAACCGATCTTCccgaaattttttattttttattttttattttctgtctagcgggtggccgaaccaaccca contains the following coding sequences:
- the LOC133858502 gene encoding transcription factor MYB106-like, with product MGRSPCCEKVGLKKGPWASEEDQKLLDYIEKHGHGSWRALPAKAGLQRCGKSCRLRWTNYLRPDIKRGKFSLQEEQTIIQLHALLGNRWSAIATHLPQRTDNEIKNYWNTHLKKRLAKMGIDPVTHKLKSDALCSGSGHSKGANSLSHMAQWESARLEAEARLGRESKLVSYPIQQQLSTPFPAQLISKNPTQPALPPCLDVLKAWQRVWSKSMSAGIFPIAGDDLESPTSTLNFSENALPIQTIAFNESTKTAALDFAKSSVTCEGGFTKEVRQMAELKERSDDAMVLQDMTYTMESAWFEDSFRDGNENMPLSYIMEGFTNILAYSCDGQNSSMAGENLDNGENNKNYWNSILNLLNASSSAGSPVF